A window of Vulgatibacter sp. genomic DNA:
GTCGTTGCTCACCGCCACGCTCGTCTTCGCCGGCGTGATGAGCAGCATGGCAGCGGACGCGGGCTACGTGGTGCTGACGCCGCTGGGAGCGGTGCTCTTCGCCGGGATCGGCCGCCACCCCATCGCCGGCCTCGCCGCAGCCTTCGCCGGCGTATCGGGGGGCTTCTCCGCCAACCTCCTCCTCACCTCGCTCGACCCCCTGCTGGCGGGCCTCACCCAGCCGGCGGCGCGGATCGTCGATCCCGCCTACGTCGTGCAGCCCACCGCCAACTACTACTTCATGCTGGTCTCGGTGGTGCTCGTGGTGGCGGTGGGCACCTTCGTCACCGGCCGCTTCGTCGAGCCCCGACTCGGCACCTGGAGCGGCAACGGCGCGGACGAAGGCGGCGAGGCGAGCCTCGGCACCCTCGAGCCACGGGAGCGGCGCGGCCTCCTCGTCGCGGGTCTCGCCTTCCTCGCGGTGCTCGGGGTGGCGGCGGCGATGACGCTTCCGGCGGACGGCGTGCTCCGCTCGCCATCGGGCGGCCTCGAGCCCTTCTTCTCGAGCCTGGTGCCGCTCATCCTCGTCGCCTTCTTCGTGCCGGGCCTCGCCTACGGCGTGGTGGCCCAGACGATCCGCTCGGACAAGACCGTGGCGAAGATGACCGGCGACACCATGGCGACGATGGGGCCCTACATCGTCCTCGCCTTCGTCGCGGCGCAGTTCGTGGCGTGGTTCGGCTGGAGCAACCTCGGCCTCATCTTCGCCGTGCAGGGGGCGGAGCTCCTGCAGGCGTCGGGGCTCGCCGGGATCGCGCTGCTCATCGGCTTCGTGGCGATCTCCGGGGGGATCAACCTCTTCATCGGCAGCGCCTCGGCGAAGTGGGCGATCATGGCGCCGGTCTTCGTGCCGATGCTCATGCTCCTCGGCTATTCGCCGGAGACGGTGCAGGCGACCTACCGCGTCGGCGACTCGATCACCAACATCATCACGCCGCTCCTGCCCTACTTCCCGATCATCGTCGCCTTCGCGCGGCGCTACGACCCGCAGGCAGGGCTCGGCACGCTGATCTCCGCGATGCTGCCCTACTCGATCGCGCTGGCGATCGCCTGGGTCGTGCTGCTGGTGGTGTGGATCTCGCTGGGCATCCCGCTCGGCCCCGATGCCCCCGTGCACTACCTCCCGCAGGGGCAGGCGTCGTGACCGAAGGGAAAGGGAGGCACGTGATGCGACGGTACGGATGGCTCCTTCTCGCGGCGCTGCTCTCGGCGCCGACGCTGGCCTGCGACACGGAGGACGCCGCAGACGGCACGGGCGGCACGGGCGGCACGGGCGGCGCCGGTGGAACCGGCGGCGTCGGCGGCACCGGAGGCACGGGTGGTACCGGTGGCACCGGCGGGACGGGCGGGACGGGCGGCGCGGTGGGACCGCAGGCCCGGATCCGGGCGATCCACCTGGTCGGCGACGGGCCGGTGCTCGACCTCTACACGAACGACGTCACGCTCCTCGTTCCCGGCCTGGCCTTCGGCGACGGCAGCCCGTACGAGTTCGTCCCCGCTGGCGCCACCACCTTCGCCTTCGTGGAGACCGGCGGCAGCGCCACCGAGCCGCTCGTCGACCTCCAGCTCGGCCTCCTCGAGGAGGGCGTCTACACGGTGGTGGCGGTGGGCTCGGCCCTCAGCGCCGGCGGCGCCGCTTTCCCGGATCAGGTGGAGGAGCTTCCCACGGAGCGGGCGCGGCTGCGCCTCATGCACGCAGCGGACGGCGTCGGAGAGGTCGACATCCTCAAGCTCGCGCCCACGCCCTCGACCCTGGTGAACGACGTCTCCTTCGGCAGCTTCACCGAGCCCTTCGAGATCGAGGCGGCCAGCTACGAGTTCGGCCTCGACACGGACGACGACGGTGTCGCCGACATCGCCTATGCCCCCGTCTCCCTGGAGGCCGCCACCTACTACAACGTCTACGCCGTCACCGACGAGACGGGCTCGCCACTCCTCGTGGTGCAGGCGGAGGACGGGGTGGTCGAGGCAGCCGGCAGCGTCGCCCTCCCCGACTGACGTCCTGGGGCGCCCGGGAGCGGGCACCCGTTCGCATGGTTCTTCCCCGCCTGCAGCGCCCCTAGATCCGCGGGAACGGGGGAAGCATGCGAGAGCGGATCCGGAAGGGGCACCAGCGCGTCGCTCCCAACATGGAGGACTACGCGTCGTACCGGCGCCGCTTCTCCTGGGCGGAGGCGCGCACCTGGCTCGACGGGCTCCCCGGCGGGGCGGGGCTGAACATCGCCCACGAGGCGGTGGACCGCCACGCAGCAGGTCCCCTGCGCGATCGCGTCGCGCTGCGCTGGCTGGGCCGGGACGGAACGACCGAGGCGATCACCTATGGATCGCTCGCCGAACGGACCAACCGCTTCGCCTCGGCCCTGCGCGATCTCGGCGTCGGCGCGGGCGACACGGTCTTCGGCCTCCTGGGCAGGGTCCCGGCGCTCTACGTCACGGCGCTGGGAACCCTGAAGAACAAGAGCGTCTTCAGCCCCCTCTTCTCCGCCTTCGGGCCGGAGCCCATCCGCGCGCGCCTCTCCATCGGGAAGGCCCGGGTCCTCGTGACCACCCCCTCGCTCTACCGCCGCAAGGTGGCGCCGCTCCGCGGCGAGCTCCCCAGCCTCGAGCACGTGATCCTGGTGGGCGGCGCCCTCGACGGAACACTGTCTTTCGAGGAGCTGCTCGCCGGCGGCTCGCCCACCTTCACCATCCCGCCCACCGATCCCCACGAGATGGCGCTGCTCCACTTCACCAGCGGCACCACCGGCAAACCGAAGGGCGCCATCCACGTCCACGAGGCGGTGGTCGCCCACCACGCCACCGGCCGCATCGCCCTCGACCTCCACGACGACGACGTCTTCTGGTGCACCGCGGATCCGGGCTGGGTCACCGGCACCTCCTACGGGATCATCGCCCCCGCGACGTGCGGCGTGACCAGCATCGTCGACGAAGCCGAATACGACGCCGATCGCTGGTACCGGATCCTCGAGGAGCAGAAGATCACCGTCTGGTACACGGCACCCACCGCGATACGGATGCTGATGAAGGCGGGCCCCGAGCTGCCCCGCGCCCACGATCTCTCGGCGCTGCGCTTCGTGGCCAGCGTGGGTGAGCCGCTCAACCCCGAGGCGGTGATCTGGGGCGACGAGGTCCTGGGCCTGCCCATCCACGACAATTGGTGGCAGACCGAGACCGGCGGGATCCTCGTCTCCAACTACGCGTGCATGGAGATCAAGCCGGGCTCGATGGGGCGGCCGCTGCCCGGGATCGATGCGGGGATCGTGCGGCGCCTGCCCGACGGATCGATCGAGGAGGTGAAGGCCGGCGAGCAGGGGGAGCTGGCGATCCGTCCCGGCTGGCCCTCGATGTTCCGCGGTTACCTCGGGGAGGACGAGCGCTACCGCAAGACCTTCGCCGGCGGCTGGTACCTCACCGGCGATCTCGCCCGGGTGGACGACGAGGGCTTCTTCTTCTTCGTGGGCCGCGCCGACGACGTGATCAAATCGGCGGGCCATCTCATCGGGCCCTTCGAGGTGGAGAGCGCGCTCCTCGAACACCAGGCGGTTGCCGAGGCAGCGGTGATCGGCAAACCCGATCCGATGATCGGTGAGGTGGTGAAGGCCTTCGTCTCGCTCCACGACGGCTGGGCGCCCGACGAGGCGCTGCGAACGGCGCTCATCGGCCACGCCCGCAAGCGCCTCGGCGCAGCGGTGGCGCCGAAGGAGATCGACTTCCTCACGCCTCTGCCGCGCACCAGGAGCGGCAAGATCATGCGCCGCCTCCTCAAGGCGCGGGAGCTGGGGCTCCCCGAGGGCGACACTTCCACCCTCGAGACGGCGCCGTGAGCCTCGACCGCGCCCACGCGCTGGAGCTGCTTCGCTCGATGATGCGGATCCGCCGCCTCGAGGAGCGCGCCGCGGAGCTCTACCAGGCGGAGAAGATCCGCGGCTTCCTCCACCTCTACATCGGCCAGGAGGCGGTGGCCGCCGGGGTGATCGCCGCGCTGCAGCCCGGCGATCCGGTGGTGGCCACCTACCGCGAACACGGCCACGCGCTGCTGCGCGGGATCTCCGCCGACGCGGTGATGGCCGAGATGTTCGGCAAAGCGGGCGGCTGCAGCGGCGGCAGGGGCGGCTCGATGCATCTCTTCTGCACCGGCGCCCGGCTCTACGGGGGCAACGCCATCGTCGGCGGCGGCCTGCCCATCGCCGCCGGCCTCGCCCTCGGTGACAAGATGCAGGGGCGCGCCGACGTCACCGCCGTCTTCTTCGGCGAAGGGAGTGCGGCGGAGGGCACGTTCTCCGAGTCGCTCAACCTCGCAGCGCTCTGGAAGCTCCCCGTGCTCTTCGTCTGCGAAAACAACCTCTACGCGATGGGGACCGCGCTCTCCCGCTCCCAGTCGCAGACCGACGTCTGCGTGAAGGCGCGGGCGCAGGGCGTGCCGGCAGAGAGCGTCGACGGGATGGACGTCGTCGCGGTGGAGGAGGCGGCGCGGCGTGTGGTGGCACGGGTCCGGGGCGGCGGCGGGCCGTCCTTCCTCGAGCTGCACACCTACCGCTTCCGCGCCCATTCGATGTTCGACCCGGAGCTCTATCGGCCGAAGGCCGAGGTGGAGGCGTGGCGCAAGCGGGATCCGATCGTGCGCTTCGTGGCACGGCTGCGCGACGAAGGGCTCCTCGACGACGAGACCTTGCGGGGGATCGAGGAGGGGGCTGCGGCGGAGATCGAAGCGGCGGTGGCGTTCGCGGAAGAATCGCCGTGGGAGGATCCCGCCACTCTCGAGCGACACCTCTACGCGGAGCCGGTGACGCCATGAGCACGACCCGCCGGATCACCTACCGGGAGGCCGTGCGCGAGGCGCTGCGGGAGGCGCTGCAGCGGGATCCGCGGGTCTTCCTCATGGGCGAAGACGTGGGCGCGTACGGCGGCTGCTTCGCGGTGAGCAAGGGGCTGCTGGCGGAGTTCGGCGAGGAGCGGATCCGCGACACGCCGCTCTCGGAGGCGGCCTTCGTCGGCGCCGGGATCGGCGCGGCGCTGGCGGGGATGCGACCGATCGTCGAAGTGATGACCGTCAACTTCGCCCTTCTCGCCCTCGACCAGATCGTGAACAACGCGGCGCTGCTGCGGCACATGTCCGGCGGGCAGCTGGGCGTGCCGCTGGTGATCCGCATGGCCACCGGGCCCGGCAGGCAGCTCGCCGCCCAGCACTCGCACAGCCTCGAGGGCTGGCTGGCCCACATCCCCGGTCTCAAGGTCGCGGTGCCGGCGACCCTCGAGGACGCCCGCGGCATGCTCGCAGCGGCGCTCGCCGATCCGGATCCGGTGCTGCTCTTCGAGAGCATCCGGCTCTATCCGACGGCAGGCGATCTCGCCGTCGACGCGGGCGCGGTGCCGCTCGAAGGCGCCGCGGTGCGCAGGCCCGGCAGGGACGTGAGCCTCGTCACCTACGGCGGCGCCCTGCCGAGGGTGCTGGAGGCGGCGGGGCAGCTCGCCGGGCGCGGCGTGGAGGCGGAGGTTCTCGATCTGCGCTGCCTGCGCCCCCTGGACACCCACGCCATCCTGGCGAGCGTGACGAAGACCCGCCGGGCGGTGGTGATCGACGAGGGCTGGCGCAGCGGCAGCCTCGCTGCGGAGGTGAGCGCGCGGATCATGGAGAACGCGTTCTACGAGCTCGACGCGCCGGTGGCGCGGGTGTGCAGCCTGGAGGTGCCGGTGCCCTACGCGCGGCATCTGGAGGAGGCGACGCTTCCCACCGTGGAGCGCATCGTCGCTGCGGTCGAGGAGATGGGGATCGGCCATGGCTGAGTTCCGGATGCCC
This region includes:
- a CDS encoding AbgT family transporter, yielding MPEVTSAAAATPAPRGFTLRWLDRIERIGNRLPDPLTIFVILGAVVLVASWLAAAAGVSVQHPGTGATISATNLLSAEGLRRIATELVPNFAAFPPLGTVLVAMIGIGVAERSGLVAAALKGLVAAVPQSLLTATLVFAGVMSSMAADAGYVVLTPLGAVLFAGIGRHPIAGLAAAFAGVSGGFSANLLLTSLDPLLAGLTQPAARIVDPAYVVQPTANYYFMLVSVVLVVAVGTFVTGRFVEPRLGTWSGNGADEGGEASLGTLEPRERRGLLVAGLAFLAVLGVAAAMTLPADGVLRSPSGGLEPFFSSLVPLILVAFFVPGLAYGVVAQTIRSDKTVAKMTGDTMATMGPYIVLAFVAAQFVAWFGWSNLGLIFAVQGAELLQASGLAGIALLIGFVAISGGINLFIGSASAKWAIMAPVFVPMLMLLGYSPETVQATYRVGDSITNIITPLLPYFPIIVAFARRYDPQAGLGTLISAMLPYSIALAIAWVVLLVVWISLGIPLGPDAPVHYLPQGQAS
- a CDS encoding DUF4397 domain-containing protein, which encodes MRRYGWLLLAALLSAPTLACDTEDAADGTGGTGGTGGAGGTGGVGGTGGTGGTGGTGGTGGTGGAVGPQARIRAIHLVGDGPVLDLYTNDVTLLVPGLAFGDGSPYEFVPAGATTFAFVETGGSATEPLVDLQLGLLEEGVYTVVAVGSALSAGGAAFPDQVEELPTERARLRLMHAADGVGEVDILKLAPTPSTLVNDVSFGSFTEPFEIEAASYEFGLDTDDDGVADIAYAPVSLEAATYYNVYAVTDETGSPLLVVQAEDGVVEAAGSVALPD
- the acsA gene encoding acetate--CoA ligase, translated to MRERIRKGHQRVAPNMEDYASYRRRFSWAEARTWLDGLPGGAGLNIAHEAVDRHAAGPLRDRVALRWLGRDGTTEAITYGSLAERTNRFASALRDLGVGAGDTVFGLLGRVPALYVTALGTLKNKSVFSPLFSAFGPEPIRARLSIGKARVLVTTPSLYRRKVAPLRGELPSLEHVILVGGALDGTLSFEELLAGGSPTFTIPPTDPHEMALLHFTSGTTGKPKGAIHVHEAVVAHHATGRIALDLHDDDVFWCTADPGWVTGTSYGIIAPATCGVTSIVDEAEYDADRWYRILEEQKITVWYTAPTAIRMLMKAGPELPRAHDLSALRFVASVGEPLNPEAVIWGDEVLGLPIHDNWWQTETGGILVSNYACMEIKPGSMGRPLPGIDAGIVRRLPDGSIEEVKAGEQGELAIRPGWPSMFRGYLGEDERYRKTFAGGWYLTGDLARVDDEGFFFFVGRADDVIKSAGHLIGPFEVESALLEHQAVAEAAVIGKPDPMIGEVVKAFVSLHDGWAPDEALRTALIGHARKRLGAAVAPKEIDFLTPLPRTRSGKIMRRLLKARELGLPEGDTSTLETAP
- the pdhA gene encoding pyruvate dehydrogenase (acetyl-transferring) E1 component subunit alpha, translating into MSLDRAHALELLRSMMRIRRLEERAAELYQAEKIRGFLHLYIGQEAVAAGVIAALQPGDPVVATYREHGHALLRGISADAVMAEMFGKAGGCSGGRGGSMHLFCTGARLYGGNAIVGGGLPIAAGLALGDKMQGRADVTAVFFGEGSAAEGTFSESLNLAALWKLPVLFVCENNLYAMGTALSRSQSQTDVCVKARAQGVPAESVDGMDVVAVEEAARRVVARVRGGGGPSFLELHTYRFRAHSMFDPELYRPKAEVEAWRKRDPIVRFVARLRDEGLLDDETLRGIEEGAAAEIEAAVAFAEESPWEDPATLERHLYAEPVTP
- a CDS encoding alpha-ketoacid dehydrogenase subunit beta — encoded protein: MSTTRRITYREAVREALREALQRDPRVFLMGEDVGAYGGCFAVSKGLLAEFGEERIRDTPLSEAAFVGAGIGAALAGMRPIVEVMTVNFALLALDQIVNNAALLRHMSGGQLGVPLVIRMATGPGRQLAAQHSHSLEGWLAHIPGLKVAVPATLEDARGMLAAALADPDPVLLFESIRLYPTAGDLAVDAGAVPLEGAAVRRPGRDVSLVTYGGALPRVLEAAGQLAGRGVEAEVLDLRCLRPLDTHAILASVTKTRRAVVIDEGWRSGSLAAEVSARIMENAFYELDAPVARVCSLEVPVPYARHLEEATLPTVERIVAAVEEMGIGHG